TGAGAATCTCTGCCTTTTAAGAAAGAAGTGATAATTTTTAAGATCTTTAACTTTTCCTTCAGCATCTCCATACTTGACTTCTTGAAAAGCATGTTTTCTGAGGAATGATATTTCTTGCCACAATGTAATATGGTCTTTTCCAAGTGACTCAGTttgatagatatatattttttcctgtgtCAAGTGGTCCAAACTTACAGAGAAAAATTGGTATCAATTTGATGTTAGGGTTTTCCCATGTTTGCAAGGGAGCTTTAAATAGGACTCAATGTGAAGATCTCTGCAGGTGAAGCTGCAGCCCTGAGTCAAGATGATCCTCCTGGTCCTTGCCTCTGCCTTGCTCTTCTGCTCCACGACCAGTAAGAGATGTTCCACTTCCTTGGAGATTCTTGATGTTCAGTCTCTCATCACTAAAGAGCAGGTAAGTCACAGAGGAAGACATTAGCTGGAAAATATAAGTGAACACAAAGCAAGATGAACAATGCACAAACCATGTGGGTTCTtgtctcttttcttattttagaatCATGATCAAAAATGTAACTGCAGCACCAACGTGAGTAAATGCTCGTTTAAGAACTTTGCAAATTAATGGTAGAGTTTATGTCTGAAATCTTCACTTTTAAATTGTCTTTTCAGGGAACCAACTGTTTGTGCCTGCCCATCCCTTCAGTAAGTACCATATAAGAATACTATTTGATTctgttatttttgtcattttagatAAAATGAAATGGCTATATCTCCTTGTATTTTCTTAGATAAGGAAGTTACTTTATTATAATTGTTACAGGTTGGCATTTCCTTTTAAAACCAGGCTCCTGAATTCCTTACTATATAAATTTCTTTGTAATAAATTTTGCCCCTTGAGAAATTTGAATAATTTGCAATATTTGAAAAGCTTCAATATTTTTAGATTAATGGCCAAGTGCACAACTAAATCAAACTAGAACTAATAATATAATTAACAAGTATCTCCTGAtacccatttaaaaaattttattttattgaaaccattgtgatttacaaagtcctctatagttggattttagacatacagtgagtcagggccaatcccaccactagtgtcgaCCTTTCTCCACCACTGTTCTCAGAGTGCTGATAGCTAATTTGCCTAATGCTACAACTATTAGAAGCTATTGTTATTTATTGCAGACTAATAAATGCTATGCCTCCTGCcaatctccctttctttcttgaaTATATCTGACTTAGGGTGATCATTGCTTAGTTCAGACACTCATTCTAAATGAATAAAGTGTCTGAGATTGAGGGTGGAGAGAAGTGATAAAGGGGTCTAGCATCTTGGCAGAGAGTAAGAGCAGGGTGGAGGGATTTGGTGGTTAAGTCAGAAGGAAGTTCTCATCCCAGGCTTCACTTTGTTCTGTGTCTCCCAAGCAAGGCCTGGAGATATCTGAGCTGCTCACCAATGAAGATTCAGCCACTAGATGAGAATAGATTAGAAGTCACATATTTATAGACGAGGCCACGCCCCTGGATTAATAGTCCATGCTTTGAGTTATTGCTGAAACATTGACTCCTCAATCAGCACATCCCATCAGGCTAGCATGAAAGGACTTTATTTTGTCTCTAATTTTAAGATCACTAAGATTTAGAATAGAGAATATTGGTTTAACCAGAGTCTTGTGGGATGTGGGAAGTATTACAGGAGTTATAGTACATGTGGGATACCACATgcctccctgagcattgccaggtatagtccTGGTGGCCCCTGGTGGCACCACTACATTGGTGGTATCATCTACCACTGCAAATTGGTGGGATCATCTACCACTGAGTACCTTATCCGAGAACCTAGCACTAAACCCTGGTAGACTGACTAAAAATCATTGGGGCTAACCTTGGGGACATTCTGCATTGCTTGGGaggcacaaaataaaacaaaaaggaaaagtcaGCAGACTTGGACCTGACCCTTTTCCAGGATCTCTTGCCTGCATGCTCCCAGGATGAACTAATACTGAAACTCATACTGAAACTCTCTAAGGAGAGACCATAAGGACCTTACTTTAAAGACCATTTCCAGACTCGACCAGGGATCTACCTGAAATGAATGCTAGTTTAGTTACAGTAGTAAATTTCAAATAGTCTCTAAAACATTTTCTGTCATCACTCCTTGTCAAAGCCATCCCTGAGTGTTTCTTTTCCTTACTAGGACAACTGCACCACCCCTTGCTTCCAGGAAGGGCTGTCACAGATGATCAACGCCACAGTAAGCCAAGGACCCCGCAGGAGTTTACAGAGGTTGAAAAAGTCCATTGGACGCTTAAAGAACATTTGCCCAGTGAGTTTGTTTTCAATCTGTGATTTTCTCTAGTTAGGTCTGTGAATGTGGATGCCAGCTGAATAGGAGTGAGAAAGCGTGTTTAGGGTAGACATGGTAGTTCCAGGTTGTTAAGGAATGTCTATACAGTGCAACAAAGATGACTATTCCTGTGAGCCCTATCCAAAGAAGGCCCTTATTGCCTCTGATTTGAAAAGGCTGCTCACATCTATGTAGCCATTTGCTTATCTTTATTATGGAATAATCAAAGAAGTCATCCAGGTTAAAATATGAAGCTACAACATAAAGAATCAGAACAAGAGTCCACAAAATATCCTAGACATTCAATGTGATGACTTTCCTGATGTTTTGGCCTATACTGTTCACAGATAAAGACAGTGAATCTCTAAGGGGGCAATTGCTCCACTGGACCATAAGAAGCTCTGAGCTCTTTATGTGGAGAAAATCTGGTTTAACATGTTCACTCTGGGTGCTTATATAGGCAGTACAGGCAGTTCTGAGTGCTTCATATATCTGTTCCATTGAATTTTGTTCATATGCCCTGTTACACTGAATTCTATTTGCATTGCCTTTGGGACAGTTGTTTAAGATTTATAACCCtcactttagagaggaaataacTGAAACTCAGTGAAGTTAACCCATTTGCCAAAGGCTACATATTTAATGAGTGGCTGAAGGAGTGGAGAGTTGGCTCAATGGGCTGGAAGACATGATTTGcaacaggaggcccaggttcaatccctggcacacagggtccttgagcattgtcagatgtggtcccaaacccaaagTAAATGAAAGGATAAATTAAAAGTGGCAGAGATAAGATTTCAACTCAGGTCTATGTGCTCCCAAGTTCCATTATAAACCATCATACTGGAATCTGGAATTGGGTAAGACACTTGAGGGTCAAATCTCTATAATGTTTACCCAAAGACCAGCCCAGGGCCTCTCCAGTTATTCACTCTAATCACAAGCCCCTTGCTGCTCACACACACTTTGCTCCTTGCCCACCACCATACCTTCCTTGGGCTACCCACAATACCTTgggctgctggctctgcactgttTTACTCTCTCTGTTCTTTTTATCCCCATAGTCTTTTTCCTGCGATCAGCCATGCAACCGAACTACAACAGGCAATCCTATGACCTTCCTGACAAGTCTCCTGGAAATGCTCCAGAAGCAAATGATGAAGGGCAGAATATGAggatgaaatattatttattctatttattgagttttcttttaaaaaaactttaaattgtgGCAAGGGGTCAAATATCAAGGAAGCCAAGCTAAACCAATTTAAGTTGTAATAACTTGCTTTAAGTGAGTGGTctatctttgttttgagtaaatgCATATGGAAAAGAAAGCACACAATCTGGTCTCTgggtgtttatttcatttttgttgtttcacTGAAGGAAAGTTAGAATACTGTTGAAGAGCTGAATGGATAGGTTACAATCTCAGCAAACTGTAGTGAAAGTCCCAAGTTTTCAGCAAAGAAGATTCAGCACTGTCTGGGCCATAGAGAGAGCAGCTATGAAGGGTTTACTGTGGGGTCATTTGTGATTGCTATCATAAGAGGAAAGATTGTGCCTGGGTTGTTCTAACTGTGGGTGCAGGGAAGACCAACCTGTATCTGAAATAGGAGCCAGCAGAACAGCTATTTAGGAATATGGGCTTGTTGATATGTAAGGGACAACAGGCTTGACATTAAATTAGGAGATCATAAAGCAGACCCTTTGGGTCAGGATGCAAAGTAGAGAAAATTTGGCATCGATGGTCATAGGAAAGACCTTTAGCCTGACCCACTGCCTGCCAGATGCAGATCTCAGAGGAGTATTGACAGAGGGACTGGTGTCATTTGGCTATAGCCATCTGTGCTGGATGCTTTTATATGTCTCCATGACCAGATTACTGAGACATGAGTCTTTACTGTACTCAGACTGGACTTACGCCTGTCGTCCCTCTGGCCTTGGACTAAAAAAATACCATCAACTTTCTAGGCCTCTAGTTCAAAGGACTTCTCAGCCATTACAATTGTATGAACCAATTCCTGGTGCTCATAGTTACCTATcatctcatttttgtttctctAGAGGATTCTGACTGATACCTACCTTTTCTCAATACTCTATATGCCCTGCCTCCAGGACTAGAATCCTGGAATCCTGGCTTCTGTTTCCACAGGCAGTGATAGCTCTGGagaactttgcctttttttttttttttttttggtttttgggtcacacctggcagtgctcaggggttacttctggctctatgctcataaatccctcggggaaccatatgggatactgggatttgaaccaccgtccttctgcatacaagacaaacgccctacttccatgctatctatccagccccttgtttttcaTTCATGTATCCCAGAGCCTGGGCTGAGCCTATTCTACTCATATTTGGGAGAAATGGCACCACAAACATGGACTGAATAGTGCACAGACCTTGGAGATGCAAAGTACTTACTGGTGTGTGGGTCTGAAGAAGAGATGGCATCTGGAGCACTATGCATGTGTTCAGAAAGGTGCGGACCCCTCAAACACCACTAGGCAGACCCCATATTGGGGGGGGTGTCAAGTGACTTCAACCCTCtgaagaatattttcttatagcatTCATCCTGTCTGGCTTTCTGTGGGGGTAGAGTGAAGGTGGGGAGATCTGGGAGTCGCATTGATCTAACAACCAGAAGTTATCTTCCTGCTACCTGAAGACTTACTATCATTTTGAGGGGGACTTCCAACAAGCTTACGGAGTCTGATACCCTTTCTGGTGGAGCTTCTTGTTCTGTGTGTCTCAggggttgaactcagggccttgagACTGTTTAGCTGCTTCTTGAACCATCTCATCTTTCTGACCCTGAAGATAATAATGGGGAAAGTTCAGCATCAGGAGACAGAATATCAGGGATTCATTCAACTTTCATTTCCCATTGGTTACAAGCTCATCTGATGTGACCTGCGCAGCAAATGGTTGTGACCAAAGGGGATAGT
This window of the Suncus etruscus isolate mSunEtr1 chromosome 14, mSunEtr1.pri.cur, whole genome shotgun sequence genome carries:
- the IL9 gene encoding interleukin-9, whose protein sequence is MILLVLASALLFCSTTSKRCSTSLEILDVQSLITKEQNHDQKCNCSTNGTNCLCLPIPSDNCTTPCFQEGLSQMINATVSQGPRRSLQRLKKSIGRLKNICPSFSCDQPCNRTTTGNPMTFLTSLLEMLQKQMMKGRI